A window from Cryobacterium sp. SO1 encodes these proteins:
- the uvrB gene encoding excinuclease ABC subunit UvrB has product MEPTRAVHPFEVVSEYTPSGDQPAAIAELTGRINAGETDIVLLGATGTGKSATTAWLIEQVQRPTLVLAHNKTLAAQLVNEFRELMPNNAVEYFVSYYDYYQPEAYVPQTDTFIEKDSSINEEVERLRHSTTNSLLSRRDVIVVSTVSCIYGLGTPEGYLEAMVALQVGQKVDRDWLIRRFVAMQYQRNDVDFSRGHFRVRGDTIEIIPMYEELAIRIEMFGDEIEALYSLHPLTGDVVRKLDAVSVFPGSHYVASTDVMQRAMVTIQEELAERLGQLEREGKLLEAQRLRMRTTFDLEMMEQIGFCSGIENYSRHIDGRNAGEPGHCLLDYFPDDFLVVIDESHVTVPQIGAMYEGDSSRKRTLVEHGFRLPSALDNRPLKWNEFKGRVGQTVYLSATPGKYEMGIADGVVEQIIRPTGLVDPQIVVKPSAGQIDDLLEQIRLRVELNERVLVTTLTKKMAEELTDFLTEAGVRVRYLHSDVDTLRRVELLTELRQGLYDVLVGINLLREGLDLPEVSLVAILDADKEGFLRSSTSLIQTIGRAARNVSGEVHMYADRITDSMARAIDETDRRREKQVEYNTLHGIDPTPLRKRIADITDVLAREEADTAELLAGRDARRRSPTPSIRKGLAANGANDLESIIADLNAQMLEAAGELKFELAGRLRDEVSELKRELRQMEKAGHLA; this is encoded by the coding sequence ATGGAACCCACCCGCGCCGTTCACCCCTTCGAGGTCGTGAGCGAGTACACGCCCAGCGGCGACCAGCCCGCTGCGATCGCCGAGCTGACCGGTCGCATCAACGCCGGCGAAACCGACATCGTTCTGCTCGGAGCCACCGGCACGGGCAAGTCCGCCACGACAGCCTGGCTGATCGAGCAGGTGCAACGGCCCACCCTGGTGCTGGCACACAACAAGACCCTGGCTGCCCAACTCGTCAACGAGTTCCGCGAACTGATGCCCAACAACGCCGTCGAGTACTTCGTCTCGTACTACGACTACTACCAGCCGGAGGCGTACGTACCGCAGACCGACACCTTCATCGAGAAGGACTCCTCGATCAACGAGGAAGTTGAACGGCTGCGACACTCCACCACCAACTCGTTGCTCAGCCGGCGCGACGTCATCGTCGTCTCCACGGTCTCCTGCATCTACGGCCTGGGCACCCCTGAGGGCTACCTGGAGGCCATGGTCGCGCTGCAGGTGGGTCAGAAGGTGGACAGGGACTGGCTGATCCGCCGGTTCGTGGCCATGCAGTACCAGCGCAACGACGTCGACTTCTCCCGCGGCCACTTCAGGGTGCGCGGCGACACCATCGAGATCATCCCGATGTACGAAGAGCTCGCCATCCGCATCGAAATGTTCGGCGACGAGATTGAGGCGCTGTACAGCCTGCATCCGCTCACCGGCGACGTCGTGCGCAAGCTCGACGCCGTCTCGGTGTTCCCTGGCTCCCACTATGTGGCCTCGACCGACGTGATGCAGCGGGCCATGGTGACCATCCAGGAGGAACTGGCCGAGCGTCTCGGCCAGCTCGAACGCGAGGGCAAGCTCCTCGAAGCACAGCGCCTGCGGATGCGCACCACCTTCGACCTGGAGATGATGGAACAGATCGGGTTCTGCTCCGGCATCGAGAACTATTCCCGGCACATCGACGGACGGAACGCCGGCGAACCCGGACACTGCCTGCTGGACTACTTCCCCGACGACTTCCTCGTGGTCATCGACGAGTCCCACGTGACGGTTCCGCAGATCGGCGCCATGTACGAGGGGGACTCCTCGCGGAAGCGCACCCTCGTCGAGCACGGCTTCCGGCTGCCCAGCGCGTTGGACAACCGCCCGCTCAAGTGGAACGAGTTCAAGGGCCGCGTCGGTCAGACGGTGTACCTGTCCGCCACTCCGGGCAAGTACGAGATGGGCATCGCCGACGGCGTCGTCGAGCAGATCATCCGCCCCACCGGCCTGGTCGACCCGCAGATCGTCGTGAAGCCCTCCGCGGGCCAGATCGACGACCTCCTCGAGCAGATCCGGCTGCGGGTCGAACTGAACGAACGGGTGCTGGTCACGACCCTGACGAAGAAGATGGCCGAGGAACTCACCGACTTCCTCACCGAGGCGGGTGTCCGGGTGCGTTACCTGCACTCGGACGTCGACACCCTGCGCCGCGTGGAACTGCTCACCGAACTCCGGCAGGGCCTGTACGACGTGCTCGTGGGCATCAACCTGCTGCGGGAGGGCCTGGACCTGCCCGAGGTGTCCCTGGTCGCCATCCTCGACGCCGACAAGGAGGGCTTTCTGCGGTCGTCGACGTCACTGATCCAGACCATCGGCCGCGCCGCCCGCAACGTGTCCGGTGAGGTGCACATGTACGCCGACCGGATCACCGACTCGATGGCCAGAGCCATCGACGAGACCGACCGCCGGCGGGAGAAGCAGGTGGAATACAACACCCTGCACGGCATCGATCCCACCCCGCTGCGGAAACGCATCGCCGACATCACCGATGTGCTCGCCCGCGAGGAGGCAGACACCGCCGAGCTGCTCGCCGGCCGGGACGCCCGCCGGCGCAGCCCCACCCCGTCGATCCGGAAGGGCCTGGCCGCCAACGGCGCCAACGATCTCGAATCGATCATCGCCGACCTCAACGCCCAGATGCTCGAAGCCGCCGGGGAACTCAAATTCGAGCTGGCCGGCCGGCTCCGCGACGAGGTGTCCGAACTCAAACGGGAGTTGCGCCAGATGGAGAAAGCCGGCCACCTGGCCTAG
- a CDS encoding superoxide dismutase: protein MAEYTLPELAYDYSALAPSISGTIMELHHSKHHQAYVTGANTAIAQLAEARDSGSLGYVNKLEKDLAFNLGGHVNHSIFWTNMSPNGGDKPVGELASAIDDFFGSFDKFQAHFAATAMGVQGSGWSVLAWDSIGQRLIIQQFFDQQANFAAGTVPILLLDVWEHAYYLDYQNVRADYVKAFWNIVDWENVQARFVAAREKTNGLLLLS from the coding sequence ATGGCCGAATACACCCTGCCTGAACTGGCTTACGACTACTCTGCGCTCGCGCCGAGTATCAGCGGCACCATCATGGAACTCCACCACAGCAAGCACCACCAGGCCTACGTGACCGGCGCCAACACCGCCATCGCCCAGCTGGCTGAGGCTCGCGACTCAGGCAGTCTCGGCTACGTCAACAAGCTCGAGAAAGACCTCGCGTTCAACCTCGGCGGTCACGTCAATCACTCAATCTTCTGGACCAACATGTCGCCGAACGGCGGCGACAAGCCCGTCGGCGAACTCGCCAGCGCCATCGACGACTTCTTCGGGTCCTTCGACAAGTTCCAGGCCCACTTCGCGGCGACAGCGATGGGCGTGCAGGGGTCCGGATGGTCGGTCCTCGCCTGGGATTCGATCGGGCAGCGCCTGATCATCCAGCAGTTCTTCGACCAGCAGGCCAACTTCGCGGCCGGCACCGTCCCGATCCTGCTGCTCGACGTCTGGGAGCACGCGTACTACCTCGACTACCAGAACGTGCGCGCCGACTATGTCAAGGCGTTCTGGAACATCGTCGACTGGGAGAACGTCCAGGCGCGCTTCGTTGCCGCCAGGGAGAAGACCAACGGTCTTCTGCTGCTCTCCTAG
- the uvrA gene encoding excinuclease ABC subunit UvrA — MVSISEVEHGSQLSVRGARVHNLHNVNLDIPRDSLVVFTGLSGSGKSSLAFDTIFAEGQRRYVESLSAYARQFLGQVDRPDVDFIEGLSPAVSIDQKSTNRNPRSTVGTITEIYDYMRLLWARIGVPHCAICGEIIQSQTVQQIADQLMEMETGVRYQILSPIVSQKKGEFVDLFKELAASGYSRAMVDGTQIQLNEPPILKKQVKHDISVVVDRLVAGPDLLSRLTDSLETALKLTDGLVQVNYVDLTGDDAWQSYSEKLSCPNNHPVQLTEIEPRTFSFNAPFGACPECSGLGTRMSVDEDLLLGDPDLSIAEGVVLPWTTQGKGLFQYYEKLLDGLARDLKFKLTTPWKKLSEEVRTAVMRGDNFEVKVKWKNRYGREMSYTSGFEGVVPYIERQFLQAETDSQRQRWGEYLREVDCPVCDGTRLKPEVLAVLVHEKSIADICRLSLTDARQFMDKLDLTEREKTIAAQVLREIKVRLDFLLQVGLNYLSLARAAGTLSGGEAQRIRLATQIGSGLTGVLYVLDEPSIGLHQRDNRRLIQTLVALRDLGNTLIVVEHDEDTIKTADWVVDIGPGAGVNGGHVVHSGSYADLLTNTDSLTSDYLSGRKSIATPQTRRPLDPEREITVVGAEANNLKKVTVKFPLGVFTAVTGVSGSGKSSLVNDVLYRVLANRLNGARKLPGRHTKVTGLDQLDKVIHVDQAPIGRTPRSNPATYTGVFDKIRTLFAETMEAKARGYLPGRFSFNVKGGRCEACSGDGTIKIEMNFLPDVYVACEVCGGARYNRDTLTVHYKGKNIAEVLDMPISEAAEFFEPISSIHRFLKTLVEVGLGYVRLGQSATTLSGGEAQRVKLATELQRRSNGRSVYVLDEPTTGLHFEDVRKLLLVLNSLVDKGNTVIVIEHNLDVIKSADWVIDLGPEGGSGGGKVLATGTPEHVASVKKSHTGTFLKEVLAAR; from the coding sequence ATGGTGTCAATTTCAGAGGTAGAGCACGGCTCTCAACTCAGCGTCCGTGGCGCTCGCGTGCATAACCTGCACAACGTCAACCTGGACATCCCGCGCGATTCGCTCGTGGTGTTCACTGGTCTATCCGGGTCGGGCAAATCATCGCTCGCCTTCGATACCATCTTCGCCGAGGGTCAGCGGCGCTACGTCGAGTCCCTCTCGGCGTACGCCCGCCAGTTCCTCGGCCAGGTCGACCGGCCCGACGTCGACTTCATCGAGGGCTTGAGCCCCGCGGTGTCGATCGACCAGAAGTCCACCAACCGCAACCCCCGCTCAACGGTGGGCACCATCACCGAGATCTACGACTACATGCGCCTGCTCTGGGCGCGCATCGGCGTGCCGCACTGCGCGATCTGCGGCGAGATCATCCAGTCGCAGACCGTGCAGCAGATCGCCGACCAGTTGATGGAGATGGAAACCGGTGTCCGGTACCAGATCCTCAGCCCGATCGTCTCGCAGAAGAAGGGCGAGTTCGTCGACCTGTTCAAGGAACTCGCCGCATCCGGCTACTCCCGCGCCATGGTCGACGGCACCCAGATCCAGCTGAACGAACCGCCGATCCTCAAGAAGCAGGTCAAGCACGACATCTCCGTCGTCGTCGACCGCCTGGTCGCCGGCCCCGACCTGCTCAGCCGCCTCACCGACTCCCTGGAGACGGCGCTCAAGCTCACCGACGGTCTCGTGCAGGTCAACTACGTCGACCTCACCGGTGACGACGCCTGGCAGAGCTACTCCGAGAAGCTCTCCTGCCCGAACAACCACCCGGTTCAGCTGACCGAGATCGAACCGCGCACGTTCTCCTTCAACGCGCCGTTCGGCGCCTGCCCCGAGTGCTCCGGCCTCGGCACGCGCATGTCGGTCGACGAGGACCTGCTGCTCGGCGACCCTGACCTCAGCATCGCCGAGGGCGTCGTGCTGCCCTGGACCACCCAGGGCAAGGGCCTCTTCCAGTACTACGAGAAGCTGCTCGACGGCCTCGCCCGTGACCTCAAATTCAAGCTCACCACCCCGTGGAAGAAGCTCAGCGAAGAGGTGCGCACCGCGGTCATGCGGGGCGACAACTTCGAGGTCAAGGTCAAGTGGAAGAACCGCTACGGCCGGGAGATGAGCTACACCTCCGGCTTCGAGGGTGTGGTGCCCTACATCGAGCGCCAGTTCCTGCAGGCCGAGACGGATAGCCAGCGGCAGCGTTGGGGAGAATACCTGCGCGAGGTGGACTGCCCAGTCTGCGACGGCACCAGGCTCAAGCCCGAGGTCCTCGCCGTTCTGGTACACGAGAAGAGCATCGCCGACATCTGCCGGCTGAGCCTCACGGATGCCCGCCAGTTCATGGACAAGCTCGACCTGACTGAGCGGGAGAAGACCATCGCCGCCCAGGTGCTGCGCGAGATCAAGGTGCGCCTGGACTTCCTGCTCCAGGTGGGCCTGAACTACCTCAGCCTGGCCCGCGCGGCCGGCACCCTGTCCGGCGGCGAGGCCCAGCGCATCCGCCTGGCCACCCAGATCGGCTCGGGGCTCACTGGGGTGCTCTACGTGCTCGACGAGCCCAGCATCGGCCTGCACCAGCGCGACAACCGGCGCCTCATCCAGACCCTCGTGGCCCTCCGCGACCTGGGCAACACCCTCATCGTCGTCGAACACGACGAGGACACCATCAAGACCGCGGACTGGGTGGTCGACATCGGGCCCGGCGCCGGCGTCAACGGCGGCCACGTCGTGCACTCGGGCTCCTACGCCGACCTGCTCACCAACACCGACTCGCTCACCAGCGACTACCTCTCCGGCCGCAAGTCGATCGCAACCCCCCAGACCCGGCGGCCGCTCGACCCGGAACGGGAGATCACCGTCGTCGGCGCCGAGGCGAACAACCTCAAGAAGGTCACCGTCAAGTTCCCGCTCGGCGTGTTCACCGCCGTCACGGGCGTGAGCGGATCCGGCAAGTCCTCCCTGGTCAACGATGTGCTCTACCGGGTCCTGGCCAACCGGCTCAACGGCGCCCGGAAGCTGCCAGGCCGGCACACCAAGGTCACCGGCCTCGACCAGCTCGACAAGGTCATCCACGTCGACCAGGCGCCGATCGGCCGCACCCCGCGCTCGAACCCGGCCACCTACACCGGGGTGTTCGACAAGATCCGCACCCTGTTCGCCGAGACCATGGAGGCCAAGGCACGCGGCTACCTGCCCGGCCGGTTCAGCTTCAACGTCAAGGGCGGCCGCTGCGAAGCCTGCTCCGGCGATGGCACCATCAAGATCGAGATGAACTTCCTGCCCGACGTGTACGTGGCCTGCGAGGTCTGCGGGGGAGCGCGCTATAACCGCGACACCCTCACCGTGCACTACAAGGGCAAGAACATCGCCGAGGTGCTCGACATGCCGATCAGTGAGGCCGCCGAGTTCTTCGAACCCATCTCGTCCATCCACCGGTTCCTCAAGACCCTCGTCGAGGTGGGACTCGGCTACGTGCGCCTGGGCCAGAGCGCCACGACCCTCTCCGGCGGCGAAGCCCAGCGGGTGAAGCTGGCCACCGAACTGCAGCGCCGCTCCAACGGCCGGAGCGTCTACGTGCTCGACGAGCCGACCACCGGCCTGCACTTCGAAGACGTGCGCAAGCTCCTGCTGGTGCTCAACAGCCTCGTTGACAAGGGCAACACCGTCATCGTGATCGAGCACAACCTCGACGTGATCAAGTCCGCCGACTGGGTCATCGACCTGGGCCCCGAGGGCGGCTCAGGCGGCGGTAAGGTCCTCGCCACCGGCACGCCGGAGCATGTCGCATCCGTGAAGAAGAGTCACACCGGAACGTTCCTGAAGGAGGTCCTCGCCGCGCGGTAG
- the rapZ gene encoding RNase adapter RapZ — MSTETEKQEMLIVTGMSGAGRSTVANALEDLGWYVVDNLPPQMLRPLVELVGRAGTSLPKIAAVVDIRGRDFFGDFQELVQALRSGTQVRVIFLEARDDVLVRRFEAVRRPHPLQGEGTILDGISAERTRLAVVRESCDIVIDTSDLNIHQLATTITERFAAENAAGLHLTVMSFGFKYGLPTDVDMVADARFLPNPFWVPELRPHTGLDPEVSGYVLGQEGAREFITAYAAAVGPVLAGYQRENKRHATIAIGCTGGKHRSVAMARELAGLLQEFPGVAVSLKHRDLGRE; from the coding sequence ATGAGTACCGAGACCGAGAAGCAGGAGATGCTCATCGTTACGGGCATGTCCGGCGCCGGACGGTCAACCGTGGCGAACGCCCTGGAAGACCTCGGCTGGTACGTCGTGGACAACCTGCCGCCGCAGATGCTCCGCCCCCTGGTCGAACTGGTCGGACGGGCCGGCACCAGCCTGCCCAAGATCGCGGCGGTCGTCGACATCCGGGGCCGGGACTTCTTCGGCGACTTTCAGGAACTCGTCCAGGCGTTGCGGAGCGGCACCCAGGTTCGCGTGATCTTCCTCGAAGCGCGGGACGACGTGCTCGTGCGCCGTTTCGAAGCCGTCAGGCGCCCGCACCCGCTGCAAGGTGAGGGCACCATCCTCGACGGCATCTCCGCCGAGCGCACCCGATTGGCGGTCGTGCGGGAATCCTGCGACATCGTCATCGACACGTCGGACCTCAACATCCACCAGCTCGCCACCACGATCACCGAGCGGTTCGCCGCGGAGAACGCGGCCGGGCTGCACCTGACCGTGATGAGCTTCGGGTTCAAGTACGGACTGCCCACCGACGTCGACATGGTCGCCGACGCCCGGTTCCTGCCCAATCCGTTCTGGGTTCCCGAGCTCCGGCCGCACACCGGTCTTGACCCCGAGGTCAGCGGGTACGTTCTCGGCCAGGAGGGGGCACGGGAGTTCATCACCGCCTACGCCGCCGCCGTCGGTCCGGTGCTCGCCGGTTACCAGCGCGAGAACAAGCGGCATGCCACCATCGCCATCGGCTGCACCGGCGGCAAGCACCGTTCGGTGGCGATGGCCAGGGAATTGGCCGGCCTGCTCCAAGAATTTCCCGGCGTCGCAGTGAGTCTCAAGCACCGCGACCTCGGACGAGAATAA
- the whiA gene encoding DNA-binding protein WhiA, giving the protein MALTIDVKDELARVEVSKTTVRAAELATILRFSGGLHMISGRIAIESELDTALLARRVRKDLAELYGVRSDVSVITASGLRRTNHYLVRVLDGGETLARQTGLLDARRRPIRGLPNRLTTGSKEEIAAVWRGAFLAAGSLTDPGRSAALEVVCPGNEAAMAIVGAAGRLGIVAKAREVRGVHRVVIRDGDAIGQMLVQMGAAETVLNWEALRQRREVRATANRLVNFDDANLRRSAQAAVAACARVDRAMEILGDDIPDHLRYAGELRLSFRDSSLDELGHHADPPMTKDAVAGRIRRLLAMADKKAVDLGIPGTDANLPADLDDV; this is encoded by the coding sequence TTGGCACTCACCATCGACGTCAAAGATGAACTAGCCCGCGTCGAGGTTTCGAAGACCACGGTTCGCGCGGCCGAACTGGCGACGATCCTGCGGTTCTCCGGCGGTCTGCACATGATCTCCGGGCGCATCGCCATCGAGTCGGAACTCGATACCGCCCTGCTGGCCCGCCGGGTGCGCAAGGACCTGGCCGAACTGTACGGCGTACGCAGCGACGTGTCCGTGATCACGGCCTCCGGACTCCGCCGCACGAACCACTACCTCGTGCGGGTGCTCGACGGCGGCGAAACACTGGCCAGGCAGACAGGCCTGCTCGACGCCAGGCGGCGTCCGATCCGCGGCCTGCCCAACCGCCTGACCACCGGGTCCAAGGAAGAGATCGCCGCGGTCTGGCGAGGCGCCTTCCTCGCCGCCGGCTCGCTGACCGACCCAGGTCGCTCCGCGGCCCTCGAAGTCGTCTGCCCCGGAAACGAGGCCGCCATGGCCATCGTCGGAGCCGCCGGCCGGCTGGGCATCGTGGCGAAAGCCCGCGAGGTACGCGGCGTCCACCGGGTGGTCATCCGTGACGGCGACGCCATCGGCCAAATGCTCGTGCAGATGGGCGCCGCGGAGACCGTGCTCAACTGGGAAGCGCTGCGCCAACGCCGTGAAGTCAGGGCAACCGCCAACCGCCTGGTCAACTTCGACGACGCCAACCTGCGCCGGTCCGCCCAGGCTGCCGTCGCAGCCTGCGCGCGCGTCGACCGGGCGATGGAGATCCTCGGCGACGACATCCCCGATCACCTGCGCTACGCGGGGGAGCTGCGCCTGTCCTTCCGAGACTCCAGCCTCGACGAGCTCGGCCACCACGCCGACCCGCCCATGACCAAGGACGCCGTCGCCGGCCGGATTCGCCGCCTCCTGGCCATGGCCGACAAGAAGGCCGTCGACCTCGGGATTCCCGGCACCGACGCGAACCTGCCGGCGGATCTCGACGACGTCTGA
- the gap gene encoding type I glyceraldehyde-3-phosphate dehydrogenase yields MSVKIGINGFGRIGRNYLRAALAQGSDIEIVAVNDLTDTKTLAHLLKYDSITGRLDATVSVEGDSILVNGKPIKVLAERDPANLPWGALGVDIVIESTGRFTKADDARKHITAGAKKVIVSAPATGDVATIVMGVNEETYDSAKFDIISNASCTTNCLAPLAKVFNDNFGIKSGLMTTIHAYTADQNLQDGPHSDLRRARAAAVNIIPTSTGAAKALGIVLPELAGKLDGFALRVPVPTGSITDLTVIAEKPVTIEAIKAAYKAAAEGPLKGILMYTEDEIVSSDIVTDPHSSIFDAGLLRVLGDQVKLSSWYDNEWGYSNRMVDLTEFVAERL; encoded by the coding sequence TTGTCTGTAAAGATTGGCATCAACGGATTTGGCCGCATTGGCCGTAACTACCTGCGCGCCGCACTGGCCCAGGGCAGCGACATCGAGATCGTCGCTGTCAACGACCTCACCGACACCAAGACGCTGGCCCACCTCCTCAAATACGACTCCATCACGGGTCGTCTGGACGCCACCGTCTCCGTCGAGGGCGACTCCATCCTCGTTAACGGCAAGCCGATCAAGGTTCTCGCCGAGCGCGACCCGGCCAACCTTCCCTGGGGCGCCCTGGGCGTCGACATCGTGATCGAGTCCACCGGTCGCTTCACCAAGGCCGACGATGCGCGCAAGCACATCACCGCCGGTGCCAAGAAGGTCATCGTCTCCGCTCCCGCCACCGGTGACGTTGCGACGATCGTCATGGGCGTCAACGAGGAGACCTACGACTCCGCGAAGTTCGACATCATCTCCAACGCCTCCTGCACCACGAACTGCCTCGCACCGCTGGCCAAGGTCTTCAACGACAACTTCGGCATCAAGAGTGGCCTGATGACCACCATCCACGCGTACACCGCAGACCAGAACCTGCAGGATGGCCCGCACAGCGACCTGCGTCGCGCCCGCGCCGCCGCCGTCAACATCATCCCGACCTCGACCGGTGCCGCCAAGGCCCTGGGCATCGTCCTCCCCGAGCTCGCCGGCAAGCTTGACGGCTTCGCACTGCGCGTACCCGTGCCCACCGGTTCCATCACCGACCTCACCGTCATCGCCGAGAAGCCGGTCACGATCGAGGCCATCAAGGCCGCCTACAAGGCAGCAGCCGAGGGCCCCCTCAAGGGCATCCTGATGTACACCGAGGACGAGATCGTCTCCAGCGACATCGTCACCGACCCGCACTCCTCGATCTTCGACGCCGGCCTGCTGCGCGTCCTGGGCGACCAGGTCAAGCTGTCCTCCTGGTACGACAACGAGTGGGGCTACTCCAACCGCATGGTCGACCTCACCGAGTTCGTCGCCGAGCGTCTCTAA
- the uvrC gene encoding excinuclease ABC subunit UvrC: MSDALSYRPKPGEIPTEPGVYRFRDASRRVLYVGKAKNLRARLSNYFAPLSSLHERTRRMVTTATSVEWTTVGTEIEALQLEWTWINEFDPPFNVQFKDDKSYPYLAVTLADEAPRALVTRTTGIKGARYYGPYPKVWAVHETIDLMLKAFPIRTCNNANYKRAMQSGKPCFAGQIGRCFGPCSGKVGIEEHRKSVNEFVSFLGSQDRKLINSLTGQMKEAALAQDYETAARRRDQVKALNAVLEKSAVVLRDNVDIDLFAIEQDELAAAVQLFIVRGGRIRGVRGWVVDKELDLSISELIDSIMQTAYTGDAVPPREIVLPELPDDADALEGWLGEIAHRKVRLVAAQRGEKAALLVTATQNAKQALMLYKTRRSSDFVARSKALEDLQEALGMDSAPLRMECYDVSHLGGTNIVASMVVFEDGLPRKDEYRRFGVPESTDDTDSLYRVLTRRLVYLVPDDATPEALPTGGVITVDPTADRPAADLMVTVESVPGAPADTADSSDAAEVSAKRKKFRYQPNLLIVDGGQPQVAAAARALRESGVEGITLCGIAKRLEEIWLPDSDYPVILPRNSDALFLIQRIRDEAHRFAITHQRARRKRDINTILGEIPGLGPSRIKVLLAHFGSVARLREASVDSIAEIRGIGPALAEGIYRHLRA; encoded by the coding sequence ATGTCTGACGCGTTGAGCTATCGCCCCAAGCCGGGGGAGATCCCCACCGAACCGGGTGTGTACAGGTTTCGTGACGCCTCTCGCCGGGTGCTCTACGTGGGCAAGGCCAAAAACCTCCGCGCCCGGCTGAGCAACTACTTCGCCCCGCTGAGCAGCCTGCACGAGCGCACCCGGCGGATGGTGACGACGGCGACCAGCGTCGAATGGACGACGGTCGGCACCGAGATCGAGGCGCTGCAGCTGGAGTGGACCTGGATCAACGAGTTCGACCCGCCGTTCAATGTGCAGTTCAAGGACGACAAGTCCTACCCGTACCTCGCCGTGACCCTGGCGGATGAGGCCCCCCGGGCCCTGGTGACCCGCACCACCGGCATCAAGGGCGCCCGCTACTACGGCCCGTACCCCAAGGTCTGGGCGGTGCACGAGACCATCGACCTGATGCTCAAGGCGTTCCCGATCCGCACCTGCAACAACGCCAACTACAAGCGCGCCATGCAATCCGGCAAGCCCTGCTTCGCCGGCCAGATCGGCCGTTGCTTCGGACCGTGCTCGGGGAAGGTCGGGATCGAGGAGCACCGCAAGTCCGTCAACGAGTTCGTGAGCTTCCTGGGCAGCCAGGACCGCAAGCTCATCAACAGCCTCACCGGCCAGATGAAGGAGGCCGCGCTCGCCCAGGACTACGAGACCGCCGCCAGACGCCGCGACCAGGTGAAGGCGCTCAACGCCGTGCTGGAGAAGAGCGCAGTGGTGCTGCGGGACAACGTGGACATCGACCTCTTCGCGATCGAACAGGACGAGCTCGCCGCGGCCGTTCAGCTGTTCATCGTGCGCGGCGGCCGCATCCGCGGTGTGCGCGGTTGGGTCGTCGACAAGGAACTCGACCTGAGCATCAGCGAACTGATCGACTCGATCATGCAGACCGCATACACCGGCGACGCCGTGCCGCCCCGGGAGATCGTCCTGCCCGAGCTGCCGGACGACGCCGACGCTCTCGAGGGCTGGCTCGGGGAGATCGCACACCGCAAGGTGCGGCTCGTCGCCGCGCAACGCGGGGAGAAGGCCGCCCTGCTCGTCACCGCCACGCAGAACGCCAAGCAAGCGCTGATGCTGTACAAGACCCGGCGCAGCTCCGACTTCGTCGCCAGGTCGAAGGCCCTCGAGGACCTGCAGGAAGCGCTGGGCATGGACTCCGCGCCGCTCCGGATGGAGTGTTACGACGTGTCCCACCTCGGCGGAACCAACATCGTCGCCTCGATGGTGGTCTTCGAAGACGGACTGCCCCGGAAAGACGAATACCGCCGCTTCGGTGTGCCGGAGTCCACCGACGACACCGACTCCCTGTACCGGGTGCTCACCAGACGGCTGGTGTACCTCGTGCCGGATGACGCCACTCCGGAGGCGCTGCCCACCGGCGGCGTGATCACTGTCGACCCGACCGCGGACCGTCCGGCTGCCGACCTGATGGTCACCGTGGAGTCGGTGCCCGGCGCCCCAGCCGACACCGCCGACAGCTCGGATGCCGCCGAGGTCAGCGCCAAGCGGAAGAAGTTCCGCTACCAACCGAATCTGCTCATCGTGGACGGCGGCCAACCCCAGGTCGCCGCCGCCGCCAGAGCCTTGCGTGAGTCCGGCGTCGAGGGCATCACCCTGTGCGGTATCGCCAAACGCCTGGAGGAGATCTGGCTGCCCGATTCGGACTACCCGGTGATCCTCCCGCGCAACAGCGACGCGCTGTTCCTGATCCAGCGCATCCGCGATGAAGCGCACCGATTCGCCATCACCCACCAGCGCGCCCGGCGCAAACGGGACATCAACACAATCCTGGGCGAAATCCCCGGTTTGGGCCCGTCCCGCATCAAGGTGCTGCTGGCCCACTTCGGGTCCGTCGCCCGGCTCAGGGAAGCCTCCGTCGACTCGATCGCCGAGATCCGCGGCATCGGACCGGCCCTCGCCGAGGGCATCTACCGGCACCTGCGCGCCTGA